Within Vigna unguiculata cultivar IT97K-499-35 chromosome 2, ASM411807v1, whole genome shotgun sequence, the genomic segment ATAGTTATAGTAACACTTTTATAATGTTgcctttataaaaaaaatatcactaaaattgtttagtaacaatttgaaaatgtctttatttaaaaaaaaatattactaaagatATGTAGTAACCTTTTTATAatgttacttttttataaaaaaaaatgttactaaaaagatttagtaacatttttaaaatgttacattTTCATTATGAAATGTTACTAAAGCTATttagtaacaattttataaatgtctCAATTGATATGTAAAAATGTCACTAAAAGTTATTAGTAATATAGGGTATAGGTAACATTTGATATAATGTTACTAGATGatattagtaacattttttaaatgctaCTAATGATCATATATGTAGTAACTTTACTCACTTTAGTGTAAATTTTACCGATTTTGTAAACTTAATTAAGTTTGAAATCTACTCTCATATATGTCAGGTGTAAATCTCACTTTACTATAAATTTCATCTTATAAATCGTCACCTTATAAACTGATTTTGTGACCTTATATTAAGTTTGAAGTCTACTCCCATATATATGTCAGATATAAATCTCACTTTATAAATCGATTTTGTGAAGTTGAATTAGATTTGAAATCTACTTATTAATATGGTATTAAAGATATGGAttaaagtttatattatttaagcTTAAAGTTCATCTCTTAAGCATTTAAGGTCGatttttgtaaggttgagttaaattcaaattcaatttttaagttTGATTATTGTAAGGTTGAGTTATCAATCTTTTAACATATTGTAGTAAATTATCCTAAATGAATTCACTTATTACGAAGTTCTACTTTACCTCTATACTGTCTAATGGGGCTACATGGAACTTCTTTTCGATGCAGTGTTATCAATCGTTAATCTTAATCGCCATTATACCTGTAATTAGCAAATTAGGAGATCAGCTTTTTCCTAATGGAATTTCTAAACGTAACCTTCAACCGATAATGTATCTCTTCTACCTATGTTTAAGTTGTCTCTTGAAAGGAAATCCTAGACTCCATATCTTTTCTTAAGACAGATTTTCTTtgatgaacaattttttttttttctgtcattaGCTATGAGTAATACTGGTAGAATGATCGTAAAAAATAGAAGTAGTATATTTACTGGAgaatatttgtcttttttttatctaaacaaGTAAGATTAACTACGTGTACTCATATAAGAAGTAAcattattaaacaaaaacaaaaacttaataTTCAAATTCAAGTGAAACCttttaatgttgttttaaaGGAAAACTATACATACATTTATCCGTGTTTTTATCCTTGcacaaacttaacaaaaatacTTTGAAAACTGCTTTTTAACTAATAGATTTCGTAATAATGCTCAACTGCATAAAGTTTCTAGAAGTTGTATTCAGTCCCTTCTAAAGGTAACATGTTCTTCAATTATTATCATTGTCACTTGAGCCACCACATGACCGTGATTACTATTGTCACCGAGTTATGGTAGAAACTGCAGAAATAACAATGGTGATAATAACTATGGAAGTAATTTGAGGGTTCATGACGACAATGCATGTCTATGGTGGTggaaataatgataatgataattagTGTGGTGGTCACGATGGTCGTACCAAAGATTATACAATATTAAGAGTTCTAAATCACAAGATTATCGATATATTTCtaaatcacaataaaaaattatttatatatttaatattttttaaagagattAATAAAAGTTTTCCAGGAGTCCAATGTCTAAATAATGTTCggaatattttgaataattattattgaacTGAACTCGTACAACAAGtacttataaaagaaaaaattagatGTGTTAATTTGGCTCATAATCCATGGGCCAATTCTGGTCCACTTTTATTAAACTCCCTTTTAAGTGGCCTAAACGAGGGGTAAAAAAAAGTTCCAGTCTCCAATGCCTCCTCTCTAGTGGGTTAGGGCTATGGTTAAGGTAGGTTAGGCCtccaaaataatattacattaagcCAGAATCAAATATCAAGTCGAGCGACCCGGACGAGTATGAAGACACAGATAGGCCCGACAAGCCAAACTGACCAAATTACTCGGACAAGTCTGAAGCCCCAAACAAGCCCGATGACCTGGACCAGCCCTACAATCCGGACGAGCCCGAACACACGAACCAGCCTAACAAACTGGACAAGGCTAAAGACCTAGATGTACCAGATGACCCATACGGGTCCAACGACACAGACTGGCCCGAAAACCCGGAAACGATCCAAATGGTTCCGATGATCAGGACGTGCACGACGACACCGACGGGACTAACGATCAGGACAAGCCAGACGACCCGGACAAGCACGAAGATCTAGACAACCCCAACGATTCGAAAGGTCCCGACGAGTTGGACGGGCTTGACGAGGCAGACAGACATAACGAGACTAACAAGCCCGACCAACCCAACGACTTGGACAAGCATAACGACTCGAacgagcccaacgacccgaacaagCACAAAAACCCGAACATGCTCGATGACCTAAACGAGTccaacgacccgaatgggcccgacgatCTAGACGGGCTCGATGATCCGGACGAGCCTAACGAGCCAAACTGGCCCGACAACCGGGACAAGGTCGACTATTTGGACAGCCCAAAAATCTGGAGGAGCCTGATGATTTAGGCGGGCCTAACTATCTAAATGGGTCCAACAATCTGAACGGGCCCGAAGATCCAGACGGACTCAACTATTCAGACGGGCCTAACGATCTGGATGAGACAAACGACCCGACAAGCATAACGATTTGGATGAGTTGGACGACCCCAACAATCCGGACGGTCCCAACGAGCTGAACGGGCCCTACGAGACAGACGGGATTGACGAGTCGGACAGACACAacgtgatgaaggattgaccccaaccaaggatagaggcacatgcttaagaagactaagcatgtttagaaaggaagttcactaatccttcatccctttcatttgtgtttgttatttttgattcccaaagttgacttagttgaatcaactttagttgacttgttgacctttgactaggtttgacttgttgactatagttgacttgacttaagtcaacatgttaatctatgtttatttgctttgtaggttaattaggagtaagaaagcaatgctaggtggcgcatggtgattggggagcataaatgatgtggaagagagagtaaagcaaaggcataaagcataaagtaaaaggcatgaagtaagtgtacctatgtacctttggtctcctttgtttttagcacactttggccactttttggagacatatgagacacagtttttgtctccttttgtgctagaacgaaattattttttgtttagaagctagggttaggtttttatagagacatccttaggtatcttttatttgcttagaggcccctaaactcttctatataaggggtgctcctatacatgtaaaagggttgatcattttgaagtaaaaaaactcttgtgtctcaaccatttgt encodes:
- the LOC114174478 gene encoding sporozoite surface protein 2-like; amino-acid sequence: MTTVEIVKLSLHNLCVGILPSLRRLSSEVRAVLPSSEIHLYLDQHRLRLARKPGNDPNGSDDQDVHDDTDGTNDQDKPDDPDKHEDLDNPNDSKGPDELDGLDEADRHNETNKPDQPNDLDKHNDSNEPNDPNKHKNPNMLDDLNESNDPNGPDDLDGLDDPDEPNEPNWPDNRDKVDYLDSPKIWRSLMI